GTAGCGATCAGTAGCCGGCTGATTATTCAATGGGTAATCCATAAGGTTCAATGTTTTTTCGTTATTGCAAAGAAAGAGAAAATATTTTAATAATGTTCCATCTTATTGCTAAATTCAAAGGTTGAAATCAAGGAACAACGTCCTTCAGTCTGCCAGTAAAGAAGACACATTCTGATCAAAAAAGACAGATGATGTCACTATACTGACAGTACGATGGACGGTCCTTGGAAAACCAATCATACAAACCCTAAAAAACTATTTCAACAAGTTCTCCTTGAACTCTATTTCTACAATACGCAATTCATGGCCGGTCTTGTCCCCATCCTTCGCTTTAAACAAATCCAGTTCATTGGCAACGGGGGCGGCAACTTCCACTATTTGTCCAAAGGCATCTCCTTCTTTGCTTGTACCTTTCAGCCGGATGGTAATTTCATTGGTCAGTACCGGTTTTACATCCAAGTGGACGTATCCCAGACTCTTATCCGTATCTCCGCTCCATATCAGTTCTTTGCCTGCATATATCTCCAGCGGATAACTGCGCATACGCCATCCAGTCAGTTTCATGCAGACTTCATCCACCCGTGCGGCACGTTCCAACTTATAGGTAATCCATGCGGTAGCTGCTTTCCCGTCATTCCGCCATTCGCTCAGTTCATTATCATCGAAACTGTTGACTGTACTCTCATTATTGGCTCCGGCAATGGCGGAAACGATACCAACATCCACTTTTGAGACCTTGTATGAAGGAGTCTGCGGAGTCTCGCCACGAGTCAGCCTGCCTTCCAGTTCATCACCGGGGATATAGTTGCTCAAACCGTTTTTCACTTCGACAGGTGAGGAAGTAAGGCTGATTTCTGCCGGCTTCAATCCGTCGGCCTTCGCTGTGATACGGACGTTTCCGGCAGTAGTGAGCGAACGGATCAAAGCACGATTGATACCGCATTCTACCGGCAAGTCTTTTGAAAGGATATAATTATTTTCTCCTTGTGCGATGCCGCCACGCCATTCGGCAGGTCCTTCTACTTCAAAGTGTATCAAGTCATTTGCCAGCGGGCAACGGTTGCCGTCTTTATCCATGACTTCTACCTGAAGCAATACCATATCGGCACCATCCGCTTTCCATCCTTCGGGACTCTGGATGAAACTCAATTGAATCTGTTCCGGCTTGCCGGCAGTCTGCAACTGAGTACGGCAACATTCTTTTCCGTTTTCGTCGTATCCTACGGCCTCCAGTCTGCCCGGTACGAAAGCGATATCTTTGAAGGTATACAGAAAATGATAATCCTGTTCACCATAGCCCAAAGACTTACCATTCAGAAATAATTCTACTTTATCGGCACTCGATACGACATATACCGGTTTCACTACCGTGTCATTATAATTCCAATGACCGACGATATAGATGCGGGGACATTCCGTATCTACCCAGCCGTCCCACATCACCTGATGTGCAAAGAAGGGATCTTTAGGAATACGCATGGCGTCGGTTACTCCGCTACGACGATAATTTTCTACTCCGCGATAGTGCGTATTGGTATCGGAGAAGATAATCTTCACGCCACCCGAACTTACACGGTCACCCGTTCCCGGACGTTCTCGCCAGTAATCGAACCAGCGAATAATATTTTCGATGGTAAAGGAATCCTGATTACGGTTGTAGACACGGGCATCCACTTTCTTCTGTACTTTGTTGGTAACGGTGGACTTATAAGAATTGCTGCCGTCTCCATCCTTGTGATAAGGATAGGAATAATCATCCCAGTATTTGCGCAATCCCTCGTCACGGCAATACTCCATTGCCCACATCGGATGATGCGCACTCTTATTGATATACAGCATTTCGCCTCCATATTCCGCTTCGCGGATATCCAGCATTTCACGGGAACCGATTGCACGGCCGCCGTGAGGATCGTACAAATCACGTATCGCTTTCATCTCAATCATGTGTTCACGACTGATGGACTCATTGCCGCATTCATAAAATAAGATACTCGGATTATTACGGTTATAGATGATGGCGTCGCGCATCAATTCCGTACGCTGTTCCCACTGACGTCCTTCACAATCTTTTTCGGCATCTCCCGCCTGCATAGCCTGAATCAATCCTACACGGTCGCACGACTCGATATCCTGTTTCCACGGGGTGACATGCATCCAGCGCACGAGGTTCGCATTGCCCTCCACCATCAGATGATTGCTATAATCGCTCAGCCAGGCAGGTACGCTCATCCCGACTCCCGGCCATTCATTGCTTGTCCGCTGGGCAAAGCCCTTCATCTGAATGACACGGTCATTCAGCCAGATCATTCCTTTACCGAAGCGCGTTTTACGGAATCCGGTGCGGGTGGCAACTTCGTCCACTTTCCTGCCATCTACCCACAGGCTTGTCTTTACTGTATACAGATAGCCATATCCCCAGCTCCAGAAATGCAGGTTATCCACTTCGGATGCCGCTTTCAGCGTGATTGTTTCACCCGGTTTCACTACCGCCTTTGTTCCTTCGAATGTTTGGATCGATGTACCATCACGGTCTATCAGTTCTACTTGATAGGAAACCTGCTTATCACGGTTATATTCGTTTCTGATTTCAGATTCCGCATGAATAATGGCCTTGCGCGATTTCACACGGATGTCTTCGGCATAGATGTAGACTCCGGTCGTTTTGAGATTACTATATAAAGGTAAAGTCTGATACAGACGGTCGGTGACGTGCAGCCATACATTTTTGGGGATACCGCCATAATTGGCATTAAAGTTCTTATTGCTCCACTGGTATTTCGTGCCCGTCGCCCGTTCTTTATAATTCCAGTCATTGTCGATGCGGACTGCGATTACATTTTCCTGTCCGTACTTAATATAAGGAGTCAGATCAAAACCGACAGCCATGACACCATTCTCGTGCAGGCCGACATTCTGACCATTTATATAGAAATCCGCCCCTTGACGGACTCCTTCAAACTCTACAAAAACTTTCTTATTCTTGCTGTTGGCAGGCAGACGGAAATGTTTCCGATACCACATAATCGTATCGGTCAGTTCATCAATGCTCAGGCGGAAAGCCTCATCTTCATTGAAGGCATGCGGTAAAGTCACTTTCTTCCACTCCGAATCAGAAAAACGCGGCTGCTTTGCCTCGGGAACATCACCCACATAAAGCAACCAGTCTGAATTGAAATTATATTTATTACGGACATCGGACGATGTCACGAACTGGCTTATTCCAATAAAAGCCAAAAAGAAAAAGAGGATTCTATGTCTCATAGTATGTCTATTTATCTGTTCGTGGCAAAGCTAGCGCAAAATACCACACACGTCCATAGACTAAAATACAGATTACATAGAGATTTGTTCACAACTGTTTAAAAATGAATCAAACAGTAGTATCTCCATTGGGGATGACCCAAAAGTCGGTAGTATCTCCATTCTCCTCCTTCGGGAAGGAGGAGTGGTCGAAGACCGAGGTGGTAGGAGAAATAATGTTTGTTCCTTTTTTATTGAAAATGATAGAGTAATGTATTCACCTACCACCTCCCCCTATGGGTACTCCTCCTTCCCGAAGGAGGAGATTTAAGATACTATTGACTTTTTAGTCAGCCCCATTCAAGATACTATTGACTATCATTTAATTCAAAACAGTGTGGAAAGAAAGCTAAAACTGGAAATAAATAAACGGCTGAATCTCCGAACTCTTCATCTGAATGACCAGATAAATCAGAGCCACCATCAGCAGAGCTTTCCCTAAGAACGGCAAGCGAATAACTCCACGGCAAGCAGCATTTTCCCAACTATCCGGAGTGAAATGAAGCAGAAAGCCGAGCAGCATCAAAGCAAACACGCGCCAGTAGCCTTCGATCAACTGCGGGAAAAGCTGCGGACGGAAAGTGGTGAATATCTGTCTCAACATATCCATCGAGTTCTGAAAATCGGCATTACGGAAGAATATCCAGCAGAAACAGACAAAGTGGAAAGTGATAATGACTCCGAATACACGACGCCAGCCATGACTTTGTTCTCCTTTCTTACGACCTATGATGGACATCCACATCTTATGCACCGCCAAAGCGATGCCGTGAAATGTTCCCCAAAGTACAAAGTTCCAGGAAGCTCCGTGCCACAATCCACCCAGAAACATGGTAATAATCAGATTCAGATACTGGCGGAACTTACCTTTCCGGTTTCCTCCCAAGGATATGTACAAGTAATCGCGCAACCAACTGGACAATGAGATATGCCAACGCCGCCAAAATTCAGTAATGGAGGCGGACTTATAAGGAGAATTAAAGTTGAGATTAAAATGAAAGCCCAACAGCAGAGCGATACCGATAGCCATATCGCTATATCCGGAGAAGTCACAGTAAATCTGCAAAGCATACCCGTATACTCCCATCAGATTCTCGAGACCGGAATAAAGGGTCGGATTATCAAAGATACGCTCCACGAAGTTGACACTGATATAATCGGAAATGATTGCTTTCTTGAACAAACCGGAGAGAATAAGGAAAATCCCCCGCCCGAACATCTCCTGAGAAACGAAAAGCGGTTTCCGGATTTGCGGAATAAAGTCACGGGCACGCACAATCGGTCCGGCCACCAGCTGCGGAAAGAAGGATACATAAAACGCGTAATCCAGTATGTTGGTCAATGGCTTGATGTCTTTCCGGTAAACGTCAATGGTATAGCTTAATGACTGGAAAGTGAAGAATGAGATACCTACGGGCAGGAATATATCAAGCGCCGTAAATTCTCCTCCCATCAACGAGGCAATCACTCCTCCCAAAAAATTGGTATATTTGAAGTAAGCAAGAAGTCCCAGATTGACTCCCAAACTCAGAGTCACCAACCCTTTGCGTTTCCAGCGTCCTTCGGTACGGTCCATCCATTGCGCCAGCAGGAAGTCGCAAACCGTGACCAGCGCCAGCAGGAAAAAGTAAGTGCCGCTGCTCTTATAATAAAAGTAATAAGAGAAAAGCGTCACAAACAGAATACGGGCCGTATACTTACGCTGCAACAAGGTGTATACGATCATAAAGGCGGCAAACAGCCAAAGGAAGATACCACTGCTGAATATCATCGGTGCCTGCGGATCGTAGGTAAGCACCTCTTTTAACCGGCTGAAATCAATATCAATGGGAAACATAATCATTATAAGCTTGAATAATGGCTTGGTATAATAAATTTCCTTGCAGGATATATCCCTCAGGTAAATAATGCACATGATCGGGACGCATCAGTTTCGCTTCCGTCCAGTTGGTACAGGCACGGCGCTTGCCCCCTACTACATCGTACATATCCCACACGAGCAGACGATGATCTTTGGCATAACGGCGAATTGTTTCTGCCGCTGTAACCGTCCGGGGATTGATGGCGTACGTACGTTTCCGCCGCCTTTGCCGGAAACTTTCGTAAGAACCCGGAGGCGTGGTGAGAAGAATAGGGACATCGGGAAGGCTGTCGCGCAACAGTTTGACAAGTTCGTCCATCTGATTATAATGCAGGTTGACGTTATACCGCCGGTTATGGCTTTCGTTGGTTCCGAAGGACAGAATCAGCAGTTCCGGCTTCATGGCTGCAATATCGGCAATACGTCCCGGATGGGTAAACGTCAGACAGGTAGCCCCGTTCACCCCCATATCGGTATAAGAGACAGCACCAAAGGTTTCTTTCAGCAGCGTTCCCGTAGTCTGCGGATAGATGTGCCCGCGTACGTGACTGTCTCCGATATGGAGAATACGCACCGTATCTTCGGAAAGTCCGGCACGTACCTGACGGAGACGTTCAAATACGGGTGTCAGCAGGGCAATGCTGTCGATTATCTCATCCCTTCCGGTTTCGCGGAAAGCGGAAGGAAAAGAAGTCTGCACGGCGATGGTATCATTCGCCCAGTTCATTTCCCGCAAAGGTTTTATCATTTTCAAGGTCTTCCCCAGTGGAGGACAGGCAGGGATACGGTCTTGCGCCTTTCCTGCCGAAAGAAGAAAGAATGTTGCCATCAGTCCCAAGATAAAGCCCAGCAACAGGTTATTCTTGCTCATAAGCACGCCTCCTGTCATATTGTTCCTTACCATATATCAATGTTTCATAGAGCAGTCCTGCCAGATGTTTGCCTCCCCGGAAGTTGATATGAGTATAATCGTAGTTCGCCATCGAAGGTTTGGCGTGTACGAGGTTCGCCATACTGCCTTCGCCTCCCATCGCTTCAAACATATTCCAGAAAGCGATACCGCTTTCGGCAGCAATGTTCTGCTGATAGCGAATCAGATTCTTGACTCCCGGCATGGTACGAAGTTCACCGTCTTCTGTCTTATAATCACGGTCGCCGACGCTTAACAGCAAAAGACTCGCCTGTGGAAAACAATTCTTCAGATGTTCGATAGAAGTGAGCAGTCCCTTCTGATAATTATCATAATTGCGTCCCCGTTCGGTAGCCACATTCAATCCGTATTCAAGAATAATCAGATCATAAGGACGCTGCTCGTTAAACTGACGCAGCATTTGTTGCGGAATCCCCCGCAACGATAAGCCGGAACTGCCTCGCAAGGAGAAATTATCAAGAATGATTCCTTTCTTACCATCCATCGCCAAGCCATAGAACAACGTAGAATCGGCACGATCTACCGTCCACCGGACAGAGCCGATGCGTCCTTCAACGGAAATCTTCTGCAAATCGCCCGAAGGCGCTAAGGAATAATTCTTACTCTCCCCCCGATTCACACGGGCAGTAAGATGAACGGAATCTTTATTATAGAAGAAAATCGAAGCCTGCTGACAGGTATCAAGCAGCGAAGCATATTTGCTTTGCCCCCTCAACTCAACGTATGCTCCTTCACGGGGAATAAAGTAATGTCCGGAAATACCCTGTTTCTTTTTATCGAAATACACACTGTCCGTCACCGCATGACTGGACCACCCGCCGAAAGTATGCCGCACGGTAGGACGATACCCGCTCGTCATCGAAGTTATTGTGACAAATCCGACACCGCAACCGCCAAACCGCTTCTGAAGCATTTCACGTAAATCAGCCGTAAAGATATCCGCCTCTATAAATGAATCACCGAAAACGGCGATACGTACCAGCCCGTCATGATCCGGATGTGAAGAAGAAGTACGGTCGAGCGCTTCATAAAAAGAAGCCATACCGCGACGGGTAGAGTCACCGTAATCTTCAATACAAGTCATGCCCGCACGACAAGTATCGACAAAAACCGGCTTTACGACAGGAGGTAAAGGAATGGTATCCGAATCGGCTACCGCCACTTCCTGCTTCGGATAGCGAAGATCGCTTAAAAGATCGACACGCCTCATCGTGTGTCCGTCGATCGTTATAGCCGGAAGCCAGTGCAACCCAAAGAGTGCTGCAAACACGATCAGTACAAGCCATAACGAATATTTCAGGTAGTTCTTGATAATCTCCATCTTATAAGTAGATATAAGCACTCATTGAGTCCTCGTTTTTTACCCGGTGCCGAGCCACCTCCTCATCGGTGCCGAAGGAAGGCCTCATCGGTGCCGGACCACAAGTTCATCGGTGCCGGACGTTTTCAGGCTGCAAAGATAGGGAAAAGCAAGAAAAAAGAAGGGAGAATCTACATTATTTATAGATTCTCCCTTCCGATTATTTATTCACTGTTCGAACGCTAGATGGTCCGTTCAATATTCCATACAAATGCACGTAATCCCAGCTGTTCGGTCTGTAAGTCCATCTTATGCAGTGTATCCAGCAACGGATCGACTTTATTGTCATCGACCACCGTAAGGATAGCCGAACACATACTGGGCCAGGCATGGCTGCCGAAGTGCGGATCGCCTGTCTTTGAGCCACGTCCCTGCACCTTTTCAAGGTATGTAAAGCCACGGCAGTTCAGACGGTCGAGCAATGCCATGATCCGTTCGTAATACGCCTGATCGAATGTTATCAATACTGATTTCATATTTCTTTTCTGTTATTTCTTAATAATTTCATCTTTATGTTCCTGGAAGTAGACATCCAGTTCGCGTTTGCGATGGAGTTTACGACGTCTGTTCTTGATACCTGTTCCGGCAAATACACAGTACAGCGTAGGAATCAGGACGAGTGTCAACACAGTAGATACCGTCAGACCACCGATTACGGCAATCGCCATCGGACTCCACATCTCAGAACCTTGTCCGCCACCGATAGCCATCGGGATCATACCCAGAACGGTAGTAGCTGTTGTCATCAATACCGGACGGAGACGGCTCTTACCAGATGTCACCACAGAGTTGATGACCGCCATACCCCGCTCTCGACAGAGCGTGATGTAGTCGATGAGCACAATACCGTTCTTCACCACAATACCGATCAGCATGATACCTCCCAGCAAACTCATTACACTCAGCGTACTGCCCGTAAAGAACAACGCCATCAAGACTCCACTAAATGCAAACGGCAGAGAGAACATGATAATGAACGGATAAGTCAGAGACTCGAACTGTGCTGCCATTACGATGAATACAAGAATGACAATCAGGATACCCAATGTTCCCAAGTCGCGGAACGAATCCTGCTGGTCTTCATACGAACCGGAAATCTGAATCGTGATTTCTCCCGGAATATCCATCTTATCAATAAGCTTGTTACCTGCTGCCACTACGTCACCCAACGGAGCACCGGAGATAACGGCGGATACGGTCACGATACGTTCACGGTCTTTACGCTCAATGGTAGGAGGCGCAAAACGTTCGACTACCTTTCCGACATCTTTTACACGCACGGACTCGCCTTTGGCATTATAAATAAGGATGTTCTCGATGCTTTCCAGACTTGTACGATATTCGGGTGCATAGCGCACTTTGATATCATACTCATCCCCGTCTTCACGATATTTGGAAGCAACGGCACCATTGATACGATTACGCAAGTAGTTACCGGCTGTAGCCAGGTTCAGTCCGTGCATCGCCAGCTTCTCACGGTCGAAATCAACCTGATACTCGGGCTGGTAGTCACTACGGCTGATGTTCACCTCGGTCACCCCTTTCACAGTCAGCAACTCACGTTTCAAACGGGCTGCTACGCTATCAGTCATCGTCATATCGTATCCGTATATCTCAAAGTCGGCACTTGCCTGAGCAGACATACCTGTATTACTACCTCCCAGAATAACCTGTGCCTTGCTGAACTCCGGATAACCTTTCAAGTCCTGACGCATCTCGTCACAGACTGCTTCCAGTGAGATATCACGATCTCCCGGGTCTACCAGACTGATGTTGAAGGAAATAATGTGCGAGCCGTTGTCCTGCATGGAAGCCCACGTATTATCCGAGTCCGCCTGACCTACGGTATAGTTACATACCTTCATGATATCTTTATACTTCGTCAGCCACTGGTTAGTCAGCTTCTCGGAAAGTTCCTGAGCAATCTCTTTTCGTGTACCGATCGGCAATTCAAGCTGAACAGCAATACGGGCATTATCCTGTGCAGGGAAGAACTCCGTACCGATTCCTTTCGCACACAGCAAGCTGACAACGAAGAAAGCAATACATCCCACAATCACAACCGGACGATGACGAACTGCCCAGTTCAGCATTTTCGCATAACCTGTATCGAGTGCGTCCAACGCTTTCTCTATCGGAGTAAAGAAGAGCTTGAACATCTTCGACGGGCGCTTCTGCAAACGAAGTAATTGCGAACAGAGCATCGGGGTCAGTGACAGAGCCGCCACGGTAGACACAAACATGATGGCACACATCATCCAGCCCAGCTGTTTGAAGAGCACACCGGACATACCGCTTACCATGGTCAACGGGAAGAACACAGCGATCATGGTCAGCGTAGAAGCGATTACGGAAATAGCCACCTCATTCGTTCCATGTACTGCTGCCTGTTTCGGGTCCGAGCCACGCTCAATATGTGTCGTCACGTTTTCAAGTACCA
This sequence is a window from Bacteroides thetaiotaomicron VPI-5482. Protein-coding genes within it:
- a CDS encoding glycoside hydrolase family 2 protein — its product is MRHRILFFFLAFIGISQFVTSSDVRNKYNFNSDWLLYVGDVPEAKQPRFSDSEWKKVTLPHAFNEDEAFRLSIDELTDTIMWYRKHFRLPANSKNKKVFVEFEGVRQGADFYINGQNVGLHENGVMAVGFDLTPYIKYGQENVIAVRIDNDWNYKERATGTKYQWSNKNFNANYGGIPKNVWLHVTDRLYQTLPLYSNLKTTGVYIYAEDIRVKSRKAIIHAESEIRNEYNRDKQVSYQVELIDRDGTSIQTFEGTKAVVKPGETITLKAASEVDNLHFWSWGYGYLYTVKTSLWVDGRKVDEVATRTGFRKTRFGKGMIWLNDRVIQMKGFAQRTSNEWPGVGMSVPAWLSDYSNHLMVEGNANLVRWMHVTPWKQDIESCDRVGLIQAMQAGDAEKDCEGRQWEQRTELMRDAIIYNRNNPSILFYECGNESISREHMIEMKAIRDLYDPHGGRAIGSREMLDIREAEYGGEMLYINKSAHHPMWAMEYCRDEGLRKYWDDYSYPYHKDGDGSNSYKSTVTNKVQKKVDARVYNRNQDSFTIENIIRWFDYWRERPGTGDRVSSGGVKIIFSDTNTHYRGVENYRRSGVTDAMRIPKDPFFAHQVMWDGWVDTECPRIYIVGHWNYNDTVVKPVYVVSSADKVELFLNGKSLGYGEQDYHFLYTFKDIAFVPGRLEAVGYDENGKECCRTQLQTAGKPEQIQLSFIQSPEGWKADGADMVLLQVEVMDKDGNRCPLANDLIHFEVEGPAEWRGGIAQGENNYILSKDLPVECGINRALIRSLTTAGNVRITAKADGLKPAEISLTSSPVEVKNGLSNYIPGDELEGRLTRGETPQTPSYKVSKVDVGIVSAIAGANNESTVNSFDDNELSEWRNDGKAATAWITYKLERAARVDEVCMKLTGWRMRSYPLEIYAGKELIWSGDTDKSLGYVHLDVKPVLTNEITIRLKGTSKEGDAFGQIVEVAAPVANELDLFKAKDGDKTGHELRIVEIEFKENLLK
- a CDS encoding MBOAT family O-acyltransferase — its product is MFPIDIDFSRLKEVLTYDPQAPMIFSSGIFLWLFAAFMIVYTLLQRKYTARILFVTLFSYYFYYKSSGTYFFLLALVTVCDFLLAQWMDRTEGRWKRKGLVTLSLGVNLGLLAYFKYTNFLGGVIASLMGGEFTALDIFLPVGISFFTFQSLSYTIDVYRKDIKPLTNILDYAFYVSFFPQLVAGPIVRARDFIPQIRKPLFVSQEMFGRGIFLILSGLFKKAIISDYISVNFVERIFDNPTLYSGLENLMGVYGYALQIYCDFSGYSDMAIGIALLLGFHFNLNFNSPYKSASITEFWRRWHISLSSWLRDYLYISLGGNRKGKFRQYLNLIITMFLGGLWHGASWNFVLWGTFHGIALAVHKMWMSIIGRKKGEQSHGWRRVFGVIITFHFVCFCWIFFRNADFQNSMDMLRQIFTTFRPQLFPQLIEGYWRVFALMLLGFLLHFTPDSWENAACRGVIRLPFLGKALLMVALIYLVIQMKSSEIQPFIYFQF
- a CDS encoding SGNH/GDSL hydrolase family protein — encoded protein: MVRNNMTGGVLMSKNNLLLGFILGLMATFFLLSAGKAQDRIPACPPLGKTLKMIKPLREMNWANDTIAVQTSFPSAFRETGRDEIIDSIALLTPVFERLRQVRAGLSEDTVRILHIGDSHVRGHIYPQTTGTLLKETFGAVSYTDMGVNGATCLTFTHPGRIADIAAMKPELLILSFGTNESHNRRYNVNLHYNQMDELVKLLRDSLPDVPILLTTPPGSYESFRQRRRKRTYAINPRTVTAAETIRRYAKDHRLLVWDMYDVVGGKRRACTNWTEAKLMRPDHVHYLPEGYILQGNLLYQAIIQAYNDYVSH
- a CDS encoding SGNH/GDSL hydrolase family protein, with the translated sequence MEIIKNYLKYSLWLVLIVFAALFGLHWLPAITIDGHTMRRVDLLSDLRYPKQEVAVADSDTIPLPPVVKPVFVDTCRAGMTCIEDYGDSTRRGMASFYEALDRTSSSHPDHDGLVRIAVFGDSFIEADIFTADLREMLQKRFGGCGVGFVTITSMTSGYRPTVRHTFGGWSSHAVTDSVYFDKKKQGISGHYFIPREGAYVELRGQSKYASLLDTCQQASIFFYNKDSVHLTARVNRGESKNYSLAPSGDLQKISVEGRIGSVRWTVDRADSTLFYGLAMDGKKGIILDNFSLRGSSGLSLRGIPQQMLRQFNEQRPYDLIILEYGLNVATERGRNYDNYQKGLLTSIEHLKNCFPQASLLLLSVGDRDYKTEDGELRTMPGVKNLIRYQQNIAAESGIAFWNMFEAMGGEGSMANLVHAKPSMANYDYTHINFRGGKHLAGLLYETLIYGKEQYDRRRAYEQE
- a CDS encoding PG0541 family transporter-associated protein encodes the protein MKSVLITFDQAYYERIMALLDRLNCRGFTYLEKVQGRGSKTGDPHFGSHAWPSMCSAILTVVDDNKVDPLLDTLHKMDLQTEQLGLRAFVWNIERTI
- a CDS encoding efflux RND transporter permease subunit, with the protein product MSLYEGAVKKPIMTSLCFLAVVIFGLFSLSKLPIDLYPDIDTNTIMVMTAYPGASASDIENNVTRPLENTLNAVSNLKHITSRSSENMSLITLEFEFGNDIDVLTNDVRDKLDMVSSQLPDDVENPIIFKFSTDMIPIVLLSVQANESQAALYKILDDRVVNPLARIPGVGTVSISGAPQREIQVYCDPNKLEAYNLSIETISSIIGAENKNIPGGNFDIGSETYALRVEGEFDDSRQLADIVVGTHNGANVFLRDVARIVDTVEERAQETYNNGVQGAMIVVQKQSGANSVEISRKVEEALPRLQKNLPSDVKLGVIVDTSDNILNTIDSLAETVMYALLFVVIVVFLFLGRWRATLIICITIPLSLIASFIYLAITGNTINIISLSSLSIAIGMVVDDAIVVLENVTTHIERGSDPKQAAVHGTNEVAISVIASTLTMIAVFFPLTMVSGMSGVLFKQLGWMMCAIMFVSTVAALSLTPMLCSQLLRLQKRPSKMFKLFFTPIEKALDALDTGYAKMLNWAVRHRPVVIVGCIAFFVVSLLCAKGIGTEFFPAQDNARIAVQLELPIGTRKEIAQELSEKLTNQWLTKYKDIMKVCNYTVGQADSDNTWASMQDNGSHIISFNISLVDPGDRDISLEAVCDEMRQDLKGYPEFSKAQVILGGSNTGMSAQASADFEIYGYDMTMTDSVAARLKRELLTVKGVTEVNISRSDYQPEYQVDFDREKLAMHGLNLATAGNYLRNRINGAVASKYREDGDEYDIKVRYAPEYRTSLESIENILIYNAKGESVRVKDVGKVVERFAPPTIERKDRERIVTVSAVISGAPLGDVVAAGNKLIDKMDIPGEITIQISGSYEDQQDSFRDLGTLGILIVILVFIVMAAQFESLTYPFIIMFSLPFAFSGVLMALFFTGSTLSVMSLLGGIMLIGIVVKNGIVLIDYITLCRERGMAVINSVVTSGKSRLRPVLMTTATTVLGMIPMAIGGGQGSEMWSPMAIAVIGGLTVSTVLTLVLIPTLYCVFAGTGIKNRRRKLHRKRELDVYFQEHKDEIIKK